Genomic DNA from Filimonas effusa:
GTCCTGTGTTTCGGGTATCACAAATTTGTTGACGCCAACGATCAGTTTGCTGCCATCTTCTACCTGGCGCTGGTATTCATACGCGCTCCGGGCTATAGCTTCCTGCATGAAGCCTTGCTCTATCGCACTAACGCTTCCCCCCATATTATCAATGGTACGGATAAGCTCCCATGCTTTTTGTTCTACCTCATTAGTCAGGCTTTCCACAAAATAGCTGCCCGCCAGTGGATCTACCGTGTCTGTAACGCCGCTTTCATAACCTACAATCTGCTGTGTCCGCAGCGCAATACGGGCCGCTTCTTCGGTGGGCAGACTCAATGCTTCATCATAACCATTGGTATGTAAGCTTTGCGTGCCCCCCAATACCGCGGCAAGTGTTTGAATGGTTACCCGGCTTATATTATTCAGCGGCTGCTGGGCCGTTAAGGTGCTGCCGCCTGTTTGACTGTGAAAGCGTAACATCATTGCTCTGGGATCCGTGGCGCCCAGGTCTTTCATTATGCGGGCCCACATACGTCTTGCTGCCCGGAATTTGGCTATTTCCTCGAATAAGTGATTATGAGCATTAAAGAAAAAAGAAAGCCTTTGTCCAAATACGTTGATATCCATTCCTTTAGCTATTGCAGCTTCGACATATGCTTTACCGTTGGCCAGTGTAAAAGCCAGCTCTTGCACGGCTGTACTTCCTGCTTCGCGTATATGGTATCCCGAAATGGAGATGGTATTCCATTTTGGAACTTCCGTGCGGCACCAGTCAAAAATGTCTGTGATAATCCGCATCGATGGCCGGGGCGGGTAAATATAGGTGCCACGCGCAGCATATTCCTTAAGGATGTCGTTTTGTATAGTACCTGTAATTTTCTGAAGGTCGGCTCCTTGTTTTTTGGCTAATGCTACATAAAGTGCCAGTAGAATAAAACCGGTGGCATTGATTGTCATTGAGGTACTTACGTCCTGTAGCCGGATGCCATGAAACAGGCGCTCCATATCCTCCAGGCTGTCTATGGCTACACCCACCTTGCCTACCTCACCTTCGGCCAGCTTGTGATCGCTATCGTATCCTATTTGGGTAGGTAGGTCAAAGGCGACGCTTAAGCCCATTACGCCCTGTGATAACAGGTAATGATAACGCTTGTTGCTTTCTTCGGCAGTAGAAAAGCCGGCGTATTGGCGCATCGTCCATAACTTACCACGGTACATATCGGCTTGTATTCCCCTGGTGTAAGGCCATACCCCAGGTAGGGCAGTAGCTGATTGATCCTGCATTCCGGAACGTGAAGCAGGATC
This window encodes:
- a CDS encoding acyl-CoA mutase large subunit family protein — translated: MPEKKKIYTDSGIEIKELYTSISNSDLTIDPASRSGMQDQSATALPGVWPYTRGIQADMYRGKLWTMRQYAGFSTAEESNKRYHYLLSQGVMGLSVAFDLPTQIGYDSDHKLAEGEVGKVGVAIDSLEDMERLFHGIRLQDVSTSMTINATGFILLALYVALAKKQGADLQKITGTIQNDILKEYAARGTYIYPPRPSMRIITDIFDWCRTEVPKWNTISISGYHIREAGSTAVQELAFTLANGKAYVEAAIAKGMDINVFGQRLSFFFNAHNHLFEEIAKFRAARRMWARIMKDLGATDPRAMMLRFHSQTGGSTLTAQQPLNNISRVTIQTLAAVLGGTQSLHTNGYDEALSLPTEEAARIALRTQQIVGYESGVTDTVDPLAGSYFVESLTNEVEQKAWELIRTIDNMGGSVSAIEQGFMQEAIARSAYEYQRQVEDGSKLIVGVNKFVIPETQDTPVFRVDDSIRNVQSERLQQLRARRDQQAVVQCLEQIRTAAVNDTNLMPHVLHAVEHYCTLGEIADTLRGVFGEGIEGKK